A region of the Methyloprofundus sedimenti genome:
ATGGCCAGCCAGTTAAAAGTAAGCATAGGCGAACTTCGCACCGACGGTTTAGTCAGTTTAAATAATACTTCTTGCTCAGGCATGTGTGATCAAGGTCCTGCCGGATTAGTCAATGGCTATGCTTTAACTAATCTGGACCGTCCGCGTATTGACGCTATTGTTAAACTTATTGAGCAGAATATCCCTGTGCAACAATGGCCAAGCGAGTTTTTTATGGTAAAAGATAATATTTACCTGCCTGGCTTATTACTGCAAGATCCAATAGCACCTGGTGATGCTTTAAAAGCTCGTTTTCAAAAGGGTTTGCAACAGACCTTGACAGAAATTGATGTCTCTGGATTACGTGGTCGTGGCGGCGCCGGATTTAAAACGGCCATGAAATGGCGTTTTTGTTCTGAAGAAATAGAAACGGAACGTTATGTGGTTTGTAATGCTGACGAAGGCGAGCCAGGAACGTTTAAAGACAGAGTCTTATTAAACACATATGCACATCAGGTATTTGAAGGCATGACTTTATGCGCAAGTATTATTGGTGCAGAACAAGGTTTCTTGTATCTTCGTGGTGAGTACTTGCATTTATATGACAAATTACAAAATATTCTGCAACAACGCCGCCACTCAGGATTATTAGGTAACAATATACTGGAACAAGGCTTAAACTTTGATATTGAAATACGTATGGGATGTGGTGCGTATATTTGCGGCGAAGAGTCTGCCTTAATAGAATCTCTTGAAGGTAAACGCGGCATACCCAGAAACAGGCCGCCCTACCCGGTATCTCAGGGTTATCTTAACAAACCCACCGTAGTTAATAATGTAGAAACCTTTTTTGCGGCAAGTAAAATTGCACTCGAAGGTGGGCAATGGTTTGCTGATGTTGGGACAAAACAATCACAAGGCACGAAAATACTGAGCATTAGTGGTGATTGCACAAAACCGGGCATCTACGAATATCCATTTGGAACCAGCATTAAACAAGTACTGCACGATTGTGGCGCGGCATCAGATATCTTAGGCATACAAATTGGCGGCCCTTCAGGTACTTTTATAGCAGAGAATGAAGTTCACCGTACCCTGGCATTTGAAGATCTCGCCACAGGCGGTTCCTTTATCATTTTCAATCAATCACGCAATATCCTCGATATTGTCAAGAACTTCACTCATTTTTTTGCGCATGAAAGTTGCGGCTTTTGCACACCTTGTCGAGTCGGAACGTTACTCTTAAAAAAACAGCTGGATAAAATAACCGAGGGCTACGGCTCTGCGGGGGATGTTGCAGCGCTGGAAGAACTCTGTCAACTGGTTAAGAACCTGAGCCATTGCGGTTTAGGGCAAACAGCTGCCAATCCGATTTTGTCAACCTTAGAACGTTATCCTGAAAGCTATCAGCAACGCTTGAAAAAAATCAGTTATGAACCTGGCTTTGATTTAGATGCTTCACTGGAAACTGCCAGACGTTTAGCTAATCGTAACGATGCCGGTGCACACTTGGCACAAGTAGAGGAAGATTAATCATGAGTAAAACAATCACCATAGATGGCAAGGAAATACCTTATGAAGATGGCCAGACTATCATGGATGCAGCTATCGCAGCCGACATTTATATTCCGCATTTATGCCATGATCCAGACTATGAGCCCCATGGTAGTTGTAAACTTTGTACGGTCAATGTTAACGGCAGAAATTGCTCAGCCTGTACTTTCCCTGCACTGGAAGGACAGAACATTATCAATCAAAGTGCCGATCTGGAACAGGATAGAAAACGCATAACCCAAATGCTATTTGTGGAAGGCAATCATTTTTGTCCTTCATGCGAAAAAACAGGTGACTGTCAATTACAAGGCGTCGCCTATTATTTAGATATGCATGATAACCATTTCCCGCATTTTTTTGCCAATCGAGAAATGGATGCCTCACATCCGGATATTTTAATCGATCACAACCGCTGTATTTTTTGTAATTTATGTGTGCGAGCCAGCCAGGAAAAAGACCATAAAAATGTCTTTGCAATCAGTGGCCGTGGCATGAACAAACATCTGATTGTTAATTCTATAACAGGCAAATTAAAAGACAGCAATATCCATATTAATGATCATGCCGCGCATATCTGTCCAACAGGTGCAATCCTGATTAAACGCACAGGCTATAAAGTGCCGATTGGAGAACGTACCTACGATAAACAAAAAATTGATGCCGTCGCATTAGCTAAGGAGAACAAACATCATGGCCGCTAAGTTAAGAGTTGCCACAACCTCATTGGCAGGTTGTTTTGGTTGCCATATGTCTTTCCTGGACATAGACGAACGCATGATCGAATTAGCTCAACATGTCGAATTCGACCGTTCCCCTATTACCGATATAGAACATTGCGGTCCTTGTGATATAGGCTTAATTGAAGGGGGCGTCTGTAATTCAGAAAATGTGCATACGCTACGCGAATTCCGTAAAAACTGTAAAGTTCTGGTTGCCGTAGGCGCTTGTGCCATTAACGGCGGCTTGCCCGCCATGCGCAACCATTTTAAGCTCGAAGACTGTCTGAATGAATCTTATATTGATGGCATGGGTTTAGAAAATGCACAAATTCCCAGCGACCCCGAACTACCATTACTTTTAGATAATGTACATCCCATTCACGAGATAGTAAAAGTAGACTATTACATGCCCGGCTGCCCACCCTCAGGTGATGTATTCTGGTCATTTTTAAGTGATATTATTGCCGGACGGGAACCGAGTTTGCCTTATGAACTGGTGCATTTTGATTGATGTGTGCGGATCAAGTTTAAAATGCAACGGATTGGAAAAGCCTGAAACCAGGAGAAATCCATGCAGGAAATTACCGGAATTAACCATATAGGCATAAGAGTAAGTAACCTTGAGCGGGCAAGGGAATTCTATGAACAACTCGGGTTTGTATTTATAGTCGGCCCAATTGGCCCTGAACCGGTTGCAATAATGGAGCATCCATCCGGCGTTAATATCAATTTTATTCTTAATGCCAATTCAGGTAGCACTGAAAATATACTGATGGATATCCCTGCAAAGCACCCTGGATACACGCATTTCGCACTGAATGTTTCTAATATAAAATCTGTAGAGAAAACTCTAATTAAACTGGGCATACCTGTCACAGAAGGCCCAATTAAACTGACCGATGGTGGAGTTATGTTATTTATTCGTGATCCTGATAATAATGTTATCGAATTTCACCAGAACGCATAACAAAATGGCCATATCTTAGATTGACTCAAAACAACTATCAGTGAGCATTCAACAATTTAGCTAAAAGCAAAGGAAACTAAGCAATGCAATATTTCATCAAACCTCTGGCCGTCCTCGCAGCCTGCACCTTGCTGGCGGCACCCAATCTGACCACCGCCCAGGCGAGTGACGTAATCCCCCCCTCGCTGATTACACCGGATAAAATGGAAACATCCCTCGGCACGCTTGAATTTAAAGACGGCGCGCCGAGCAATGAGACTTCCACCACGGTTTATGACTACCTCGACCTGATGCACGCTGTCGAGGCTTATACGAATGCCTATCAGGGCGCCTCAGTGGCATCCCTGTTTAAAGGTTTCCACGCGGCTGGAGTGTCTGACAACACGGCTATTGTCTGGTCGGAACTGATGGATTCTAAGTCTCTATTCCTGACGGCTAATGCAGATACGGTTTATTTTTGGGTCAACGTTGACCTAAGCAAGGGCCCAATCGTAGTCGAAACACCCCCAATGGCATTGGGTGTTATGGACGACAGCTGGTTCCGATGGGTTACTGACTTTGGCTTGCCTGGCCCAGACCGTGGTGAAGGCGGGAAATACCTGCTGGTTCCACCTGGCTACAAAGGTGAGCTACCTGAAAGCGGTTACTTTGAGAATAAAGTACGTACAACTCGCGTAACCATGCTTGGTCGTTTGTTTCTAGAAGACAACAGTCCAAAAAAACCGGTCGCGGTAATCAAGAAAACACTCAAAATTTATCCGTATGAAGCCGGTGGATACGGCACCAGTATCGCTTCTGCCTTACAAGGAAAAGCGACTTTATTACGTTCGCCGAAGCATAAACTGGAATGGAGTTTCTTAAGACCTCAACCACCTGTGAAATTCACTGAAGGTACTGGCCTGGCTATCAATACAATCCCACCAAGTGATTACAGTTACTTTGAATTAATCAATGACGTGGTTCAACGTGAGCCTGCGGATTCTCTTGACGCAGAAATTCTTGGTTCACTCGCAGCTATCGGTATCGTCAAAGGTAAAAAGTTTAACCCTGACGCGAGAATGAAGCAAATTCTTACTGACGCCGCGGCTATCGGTTCGGCGACTGCTCGTACCTTAAACTGGAACCCACGTGATACAGAAGGATTTAGCTACTATCCTAACTCTACCTGGACTAACATGCTTTTTGTTGGCGGCTATAACTTTGAGACACCCCCACCGAAAGTTAGCGCGGATGGAACTATCACGCCCTATCCCGCAACCGGGGCCCGTACACTCAACTCTCGTACGGCAATGTTCTTCTACGCAACAGGTATTACTCCCGCGATGGTTATGCGCCTGACAGGCATAGGCTCACAATATCTTGCGTCATTCAAAGATTCCCATGGCGACTACTTTGATGGAGCAAAGACCTACAAAGTGACACTACCTAAAGGTATCCCTGCTGAGAAGTTCTGGT
Encoded here:
- a CDS encoding NAD(P)H-dependent oxidoreductase subunit E → MQSFIQPVIDRYGTSSDQLLPILRDIQSEFQHIPAEAIECVALSLDIPRTQIISVIEFYSFLHSTPQGKYALLVSDSITDHMLGKQDLMSYMASQLKVSIGELRTDGLVSLNNTSCSGMCDQGPAGLVNGYALTNLDRPRIDAIVKLIEQNIPVQQWPSEFFMVKDNIYLPGLLLQDPIAPGDALKARFQKGLQQTLTEIDVSGLRGRGGAGFKTAMKWRFCSEEIETERYVVCNADEGEPGTFKDRVLLNTYAHQVFEGMTLCASIIGAEQGFLYLRGEYLHLYDKLQNILQQRRHSGLLGNNILEQGLNFDIEIRMGCGAYICGEESALIESLEGKRGIPRNRPPYPVSQGYLNKPTVVNNVETFFAASKIALEGGQWFADVGTKQSQGTKILSISGDCTKPGIYEYPFGTSIKQVLHDCGAASDILGIQIGGPSGTFIAENEVHRTLAFEDLATGGSFIIFNQSRNILDIVKNFTHFFAHESCGFCTPCRVGTLLLKKQLDKITEGYGSAGDVAALEELCQLVKNLSHCGLGQTAANPILSTLERYPESYQQRLKKISYEPGFDLDASLETARRLANRNDAGAHLAQVEED
- a CDS encoding 2Fe-2S iron-sulfur cluster-binding protein, which gives rise to MSKTITIDGKEIPYEDGQTIMDAAIAADIYIPHLCHDPDYEPHGSCKLCTVNVNGRNCSACTFPALEGQNIINQSADLEQDRKRITQMLFVEGNHFCPSCEKTGDCQLQGVAYYLDMHDNHFPHFFANREMDASHPDILIDHNRCIFCNLCVRASQEKDHKNVFAISGRGMNKHLIVNSITGKLKDSNIHINDHAAHICPTGAILIKRTGYKVPIGERTYDKQKIDAVALAKENKHHGR
- a CDS encoding NADH-quinone oxidoreductase subunit B family protein codes for the protein MAAKLRVATTSLAGCFGCHMSFLDIDERMIELAQHVEFDRSPITDIEHCGPCDIGLIEGGVCNSENVHTLREFRKNCKVLVAVGACAINGGLPAMRNHFKLEDCLNESYIDGMGLENAQIPSDPELPLLLDNVHPIHEIVKVDYYMPGCPPSGDVFWSFLSDIIAGREPSLPYELVHFD
- a CDS encoding VOC family protein → MQEITGINHIGIRVSNLERAREFYEQLGFVFIVGPIGPEPVAIMEHPSGVNINFILNANSGSTENILMDIPAKHPGYTHFALNVSNIKSVEKTLIKLGIPVTEGPIKLTDGGVMLFIRDPDNNVIEFHQNA
- a CDS encoding DUF1254 domain-containing protein; amino-acid sequence: MQYFIKPLAVLAACTLLAAPNLTTAQASDVIPPSLITPDKMETSLGTLEFKDGAPSNETSTTVYDYLDLMHAVEAYTNAYQGASVASLFKGFHAAGVSDNTAIVWSELMDSKSLFLTANADTVYFWVNVDLSKGPIVVETPPMALGVMDDSWFRWVTDFGLPGPDRGEGGKYLLVPPGYKGELPESGYFENKVRTTRVTMLGRLFLEDNSPKKPVAVIKKTLKIYPYEAGGYGTSIASALQGKATLLRSPKHKLEWSFLRPQPPVKFTEGTGLAINTIPPSDYSYFELINDVVQREPADSLDAEILGSLAAIGIVKGKKFNPDARMKQILTDAAAIGSATARTLNWNPRDTEGFSYYPNSTWTNMLFVGGYNFETPPPKVSADGTITPYPATGARTLNSRTAMFFYATGITPAMVMRLTGIGSQYLASFKDSHGDYFDGAKTYKVTLPKGIPAEKFWSLTLYDNQTRSMLQTPQRFPRAGSQSYPGPAAVANADGSTTVYFSPKKPAGVNDGNWIQTDPAKGWNTLIRFYSPLESFFNKTWRPSEIELVN